One genomic segment of Pristiophorus japonicus isolate sPriJap1 unplaced genomic scaffold, sPriJap1.hap1 HAP1_SCAFFOLD_29, whole genome shotgun sequence includes these proteins:
- the LOC139248161 gene encoding histone H2A type 2-A-like has product MSGRGKSGGKVRAKAKSRSSRAGLQFPVGRVHRHLRKGNYAVRVGAGAPVYMAAVLEYLTAEILELAGNAARDNKKTRIIPRHLQLAIRNDEELNKLLGKVTIAQGGVLPNIQAVLLPKKTASAPKGK; this is encoded by the coding sequence atgtctgggagAGGAAAAAGCGGCGGTAAagttcgggccaaggccaagtctcgctcctcgcgggccggactgcagttccctgtgggccgtgttcacaggcatcTGCGAAAAGGGAACTACGCtgtgcgtgtgggtgccggagccccggtctacatggctgctgtgctcgagtatctgaccgctgaaatcctggagctggccggcaacgcggcccgcgacaacaagaagacccgcatcatccccagacacctgcagctggccatccgcaacgacgaggagctcaacaagctgctgggaaaggtgaccatcgctcagggcggggtgctgcctaatatccaggctgtgttgctgcccaagaaaaccgctAGTGCGCCGAagggcaagtaa
- the LOC139248162 gene encoding histone H1-like, with translation MKGLTYEKRLDVYSLEFRRMNERSFILYLPVSGKSPECLSNLGSLLKYLCSQRIMGSLRLQGMSPLVAVVADGKDRSGMSLVTIKKALAAKGVDVEKRGSKIRFSIKNNVMNGSLKQIKGTGASGSFKITNTDPQEKVGKKVKKAAAKKSPVKKAAAKKSPVKKAAAKKSPAKKAAAKKTSTKNALTAKKTAKGPARKKAAVKKPKSPKKVKAAKKVENPRVKATPKSAEAKKAAPKK, from the exons atgaagggattgacttatgagaagaGGTTGgacgtctactcattggaattcagaagaatgaatgagag gagttttattctctacctgccagtttctggcaa gtctccagagtgcctctccaacctgggaagcctccttaaatacctgtgctcccaaagaatTATGGgatccttgagactccaggggatgagccctctggtggct gttgtggccgatggcaaGGATCGCAGTGGAATGTCCCTGGTcacgataaagaaggctctggcggccaaaggcgtggatgtggagaagcgcgggtccAAGATAAGATTCAGTATTAAGAATAATGTGATGAATGGttccctgaagcagatcaagggcacgggcgcctcgggctccttcaaaaTCACTAATACAGATCCCCAGGAGAAAGTGGGAAAGAAGGtgaagaaagcagcagccaagaaatctccagtaaagaaagcagcagccaagaaatctccagtaaagaaagcagcagccaagaaatctccagcaaagaaagcagcagccaagaaaacGAGCACCAAGAATGCGCTAACAGCAAAAAAGACAGCGAAAGGGCCGGCTAGGAAGAAGGCGGCGGTGAAgaagcccaagagccccaagaaagtgaaggcggccaaaaaggtggaGAACCCGAGGGTCAAGGCCACGCCCAAATCAGCAGAGGCCAAGAAAGCAGCacccaaaaagtaa
- the LOC139248257 gene encoding zinc finger protein 229-like isoform X2: MEAEGTVHSGEKRYTCSLCGQGFSQSSNLERHKCSHIGEKPCKCEDRGKRFNYPSQLKMHQPFTCSDCGKGFTASSSLLTHQRVNTRESPFTCSDCGKGFTASSHLLTHQQVPTGERPFICTECGKGFTVSSRLLTHQRVHTGERPFTCSNCGKGFTQLSALLRHQRVHTGERPFKCSDCEKSFKSKQQLLTHQRVHTGERPFTCSECGKRFTQSSSLLTHQQVHTGERPFTCVECGKGFTVSSSLLIHQQVHTGERPFSCSDCGKGFIQLFALLRHQRVHTEERPFKCSNCEKSFKSKQQLLTHQRVHTGERPFKCSDCEKSFKSKQHLLIHQRLHTGERPFTCSECGKGFTLSYHLLRHQRIHTGERPFSCSECGMGFTRSAHLLRHQRIHTGERPFTCSECGKGFIRSSNLLSHQRVHK, from the exons atggaagcagaaggcaccgttcacagtggggagaaacggtacacgtgctctttgtgtggacaaggcttcagccaatcatccaacctggagagacacaagtgcagtcacattgGGGAGAAACCATGTAAATGTGAGGACCGTGGGAAAcgattcaactacccgtcccagctgaaaATGCACCAGCCGtttacctgctccgactgtgggaagggattcactgcatcatccagcctgctgacacaccaa cgagttaacactcgggagagtccgttcacctgctccgactgtgggaagggattcactgcatcatcccacctgctgacacaccagcaagttcccactggggagaggccgttcatctgcacggagtgtgggaagggattcactgtatcatccagactgctgacacaccagcgagttcacactggggagaggccgttcacctgctccaactgtgggaagggattcactcagttatccgccctactgagacaccagcgagttcacactggggagagaccttttaaatgttctgactgtgagaagagttttaaaagcaaacagcaactcctgacacaccagcgagttcacactggggagaggccgttcacctgctccgagtgtgggaaaagattcactcagtcatccagcctgctgacacaccagcaagttcacaccggggagaggccgttcacctgcgtggagtgtgggaagggtttcactgtatcatccagcctgctgatacaccagcaagttcacactggggaaagaccgttctcctgctccgactgtgggaagggattcattcagttattcgccctgctgagacaccagcgagttcacactgaggagagaccttttaaatgttctaactgtgagaagagttttaaaagcaaacagcaactcctgacacaccagcgagttcacactggggagaggccttttaaatgttctgactgtgagaagagttttaaaagcaaacagcacctgctgatacaccagcgacttcacactggggagaggccgttcacctgctccgagtgtgggaagggattcactctgtcataccacctgctgagacaccagcgaattcacacaggggagaggccgttcagctgctctgaatgtgggatgggattcactcggtcagcccacctgctgagacaccagcgaattcacactggggagaggccgttcacctgctcagagtgtgggaagggattcattcgatcatccaacctgctgagccaccagcgagttcacaagtga
- the LOC139248257 gene encoding zinc finger protein 665-like isoform X1 codes for MEAEGTVHSGEKRYTCSLCGQGFSQSSNLERHKCSHIGEKPCKCEDRGKRFNYPSQLKMHQPFTCSDCGKGFTASSSLLTHQVPTGERLFICAECGKGFTVSSSLLTHQRVNTRESPFTCSDCGKGFTASSHLLTHQQVPTGERPFICTECGKGFTVSSRLLTHQRVHTGERPFTCSNCGKGFTQLSALLRHQRVHTGERPFKCSDCEKSFKSKQQLLTHQRVHTGERPFTCSECGKRFTQSSSLLTHQQVHTGERPFTCVECGKGFTVSSSLLIHQQVHTGERPFSCSDCGKGFIQLFALLRHQRVHTEERPFKCSNCEKSFKSKQQLLTHQRVHTGERPFKCSDCEKSFKSKQHLLIHQRLHTGERPFTCSECGKGFTLSYHLLRHQRIHTGERPFSCSECGMGFTRSAHLLRHQRIHTGERPFTCSECGKGFIRSSNLLSHQRVHK; via the coding sequence atggaagcagaaggcaccgttcacagtggggagaaacggtacacgtgctctttgtgtggacaaggcttcagccaatcatccaacctggagagacacaagtgcagtcacattgGGGAGAAACCATGTAAATGTGAGGACCGTGGGAAAcgattcaactacccgtcccagctgaaaATGCACCAGCCGtttacctgctccgactgtgggaagggattcactgcatcatccagcctgctgacacaccaagttcccactggggagaggctgttcatctgcgcggagtgtgggaagggattcactgtatcatccagcctgctgacacaccagcgagttaacactcgggagagtccgttcacctgctccgactgtgggaagggattcactgcatcatcccacctgctgacacaccagcaagttcccactggggagaggccgttcatctgcacggagtgtgggaagggattcactgtatcatccagactgctgacacaccagcgagttcacactggggagaggccgttcacctgctccaactgtgggaagggattcactcagttatccgccctactgagacaccagcgagttcacactggggagagaccttttaaatgttctgactgtgagaagagttttaaaagcaaacagcaactcctgacacaccagcgagttcacactggggagaggccgttcacctgctccgagtgtgggaaaagattcactcagtcatccagcctgctgacacaccagcaagttcacaccggggagaggccgttcacctgcgtggagtgtgggaagggtttcactgtatcatccagcctgctgatacaccagcaagttcacactggggaaagaccgttctcctgctccgactgtgggaagggattcattcagttattcgccctgctgagacaccagcgagttcacactgaggagagaccttttaaatgttctaactgtgagaagagttttaaaagcaaacagcaactcctgacacaccagcgagttcacactggggagaggccttttaaatgttctgactgtgagaagagttttaaaagcaaacagcacctgctgatacaccagcgacttcacactggggagaggccgttcacctgctccgagtgtgggaagggattcactctgtcataccacctgctgagacaccagcgaattcacacaggggagaggccgttcagctgctctgaatgtgggatgggattcactcggtcagcccacctgctgagacaccagcgaattcacactggggagaggccgttcacctgctcagagtgtgggaagggattcattcgatcatccaacctgctgagccaccagcgagttcacaagtga